From a single Herbiconiux sp. SALV-R1 genomic region:
- a CDS encoding acyltransferase family protein has translation MILDHLVFWPSGGFVGVDVFFVISGFLITGILLREHEKTNHISFVGFYRRRIKRIVPAATVVLIATVAASSIVFNATRYWATLWDAVWAFLFSANWRFALQDTDYFQATTAVSPLQHYWSLSVEEQFYLVWPWLMLGVLFIASKRSRFNNRRAVTGILMGVIVVASFGWALWETATNPSLAYFSTFTRAWELGIGALVAIASPWWGKIPQALRPVLGWVGLIGIIASLFVINDGLPFPAPWALLPVLMTALVIVGGTGGQQRFLWPLTNRGTTWVGDISYSLYLWHFPLIVIIGTLMEPSPLFYGLTVVLMLGLAAASYYLIEAPIHKSPLWDAYRSRSSRERAWKDWRLRWKNTYKIGGLSVLIAATLLVVVPALIFDPSTPDDASAPAYTYVPPTSTAGAQPVSALAALEREISTGRLASEWPANLSPTMDEAMAQGSEGNPALGCFAPGTMPDISACTFGNPAAPTRAFLVGDSTAMSYAPAFIELAETSGDQIAVTTIGLYGCPFVELELKNTGAGVAESCPERKAEVAAAIAAAAPQLVFVTNVIGNAVAADGSKVAMSDMVDATVGWSGRFANDATRTVYFPGPPVGKELTACYGPLSSPADCMTDVSREYKEYESLMEAKLATGGGVFVGSTQLACSRSGECPAFAGTLPMRYDQRHLTADYARHIAPAMREMLVDEGLLAAIPAA, from the coding sequence GTGATCCTCGATCACTTGGTGTTCTGGCCCTCGGGCGGGTTCGTCGGCGTCGACGTCTTCTTCGTCATCTCCGGCTTTCTGATCACTGGCATCCTGCTGCGCGAGCACGAGAAGACCAACCACATATCGTTCGTCGGCTTCTACCGTCGCCGCATCAAGCGCATCGTCCCCGCCGCGACCGTGGTGCTCATCGCGACAGTGGCGGCGTCGTCGATCGTCTTCAACGCGACACGGTACTGGGCCACCCTCTGGGACGCCGTCTGGGCCTTCCTCTTCTCGGCGAACTGGCGGTTCGCGCTACAGGACACCGACTACTTCCAGGCCACGACGGCCGTCTCTCCGCTGCAGCACTATTGGTCGCTCTCGGTCGAGGAGCAGTTCTACCTCGTCTGGCCCTGGCTCATGCTCGGCGTGCTCTTCATCGCTTCAAAGCGCAGCCGGTTCAACAACCGACGCGCAGTCACGGGCATTTTGATGGGTGTCATCGTCGTCGCCTCGTTCGGGTGGGCCCTCTGGGAGACCGCGACCAATCCCTCGTTGGCCTACTTCTCGACCTTCACCCGTGCCTGGGAACTCGGCATCGGCGCCCTGGTGGCCATCGCCTCGCCGTGGTGGGGCAAGATCCCGCAGGCTCTCCGGCCGGTGCTCGGCTGGGTCGGCCTGATCGGCATCATCGCGTCGCTCTTCGTGATCAACGACGGTCTGCCCTTTCCTGCGCCCTGGGCCCTGCTGCCGGTTCTCATGACGGCACTGGTCATCGTCGGCGGTACCGGGGGTCAGCAACGATTCCTCTGGCCGCTGACGAACCGCGGGACCACTTGGGTCGGCGACATCTCCTACTCACTCTACCTGTGGCACTTCCCGCTGATCGTGATCATCGGCACGCTGATGGAGCCGTCCCCGCTGTTCTACGGGCTGACCGTCGTCTTGATGCTCGGGCTCGCGGCGGCGTCGTACTACCTGATCGAGGCTCCGATTCACAAGTCGCCGCTCTGGGACGCCTATCGTTCCCGCAGCTCGCGGGAACGGGCGTGGAAGGACTGGCGCCTCCGTTGGAAGAACACGTACAAGATCGGCGGGTTGAGCGTGTTGATCGCCGCCACGCTGCTCGTCGTCGTGCCCGCGCTGATCTTCGATCCCTCGACCCCCGACGACGCCTCCGCTCCGGCCTACACCTATGTCCCTCCGACCTCGACCGCCGGCGCGCAGCCGGTGAGTGCTCTGGCGGCACTGGAGCGCGAGATTTCGACCGGGCGACTCGCCAGCGAGTGGCCCGCGAACCTCTCGCCTACGATGGACGAGGCTATGGCGCAGGGCTCCGAGGGCAACCCGGCGCTGGGCTGCTTCGCTCCGGGTACGATGCCCGACATCTCAGCGTGCACGTTCGGGAACCCCGCTGCGCCGACCCGGGCCTTCCTCGTCGGGGATTCGACGGCGATGTCGTACGCTCCGGCCTTCATCGAGCTGGCCGAGACCAGCGGCGATCAGATCGCGGTGACGACCATCGGGCTCTACGGCTGCCCGTTCGTCGAACTCGAACTAAAGAACACCGGGGCGGGTGTCGCCGAGTCGTGCCCCGAGCGCAAGGCAGAGGTTGCCGCCGCGATCGCTGCCGCGGCGCCGCAGCTCGTCTTCGTCACGAACGTCATCGGCAACGCCGTCGCCGCGGACGGGTCGAAGGTCGCGATGTCCGACATGGTCGACGCGACGGTCGGCTGGTCGGGCCGGTTCGCCAATGACGCGACGAGGACGGTCTACTTCCCCGGCCCTCCGGTCGGCAAGGAACTGACGGCCTGCTACGGCCCGCTTTCCTCACCTGCCGACTGCATGACGGATGTGTCGCGCGAGTACAAGGAGTACGAGTCGCTCATGGAGGCGAAGCTGGCGACCGGCGGCGGGGTGTTCGTTGGCTCCACCCAGCTCGCGTGCAGCCGCTCCGGCGAGTGTCCGGCGTTCGCCGGCACACTTCCGATGCGCTACGACCAGCGGCATCTCACGGCCGACTACGCGCGGCACATCGCCCCGGCCATGCGTGAGATGCTGGTCGACGAGGGTCTGCTCGCCGCTATACCCGCTGCGTGA
- a CDS encoding acyltransferase family protein yields MTQETKTVGAGSRQAFRFDIQALRALAVALVVVYHLWPASVLHGGYVGVDVFFVISGFLITGHLLREQENGNGRIRLGRFWARRIRRLLPASLLVLVVTALLTLAFAPAALWSQAFRETIASGFYVENWLLAVDSVDYLAADNLASPVQHYWSLSVEEQFYIVWPLLMVVAVAVGMRLRRSSRVSVLVMLAVIVVVCFAASVLVTRALPSIAYFATFTRAWEFAFGGLVALVPANIIRNRHLRAGASWAGLLAVLGSSAVLTESTPFPGWIAIVPVAGAALVILAGASTAVWSPSWLMRRRAIQFVGDNSYSIYLWHWPLIVLFPFAFELLTGVESPWWAPLVVLALTVALATATKRYIEDPVRTGAWIKSSRRSFGFAVAASAAVALVAAGGLAGVSAVKGQAEQALAVVQQSEPECVGAMASAAGPAGACDDLGEVLPPVLAINDLPAIYGDRCQTGPRSAELKSCEFGDLGSETKVALIGDSHAASWFPAVEEVSREQGWELTTFYKSSCAWSASVREGESAAIDSCSEWNENVSEVVAAGDFDVVVTSYFANSLFTAEPGGEASMEDSIDGFGEAWAGAVEAGAEVIAIEDTPGITPELYRCIYASRLDLADCPAAPVNREELSVYDQASLLVPGSEVVDLSEHFIVDGSVPAEIGGVVVWRDQHHFTATFSGSLADFIEPELLDAVD; encoded by the coding sequence ATGACCCAGGAGACCAAGACCGTCGGAGCAGGCAGCCGCCAAGCGTTCCGCTTCGATATTCAGGCTCTCCGGGCGCTCGCGGTGGCTCTCGTCGTGGTCTACCACCTTTGGCCTGCGAGTGTCTTGCACGGCGGTTATGTCGGGGTCGACGTTTTTTTCGTCATATCTGGCTTCCTGATCACCGGGCATCTGCTGCGTGAGCAGGAGAATGGCAACGGCCGCATCCGGCTCGGGCGGTTCTGGGCGCGCCGAATCCGTCGACTGCTCCCGGCCTCCCTCCTCGTGCTCGTGGTCACCGCGCTGCTGACACTCGCCTTCGCACCCGCCGCCCTCTGGTCGCAGGCGTTCCGCGAGACCATCGCCTCCGGCTTCTACGTCGAGAACTGGCTGCTCGCGGTCGACAGTGTTGACTACCTTGCCGCCGACAATCTGGCGAGTCCGGTACAGCATTACTGGTCGCTCTCTGTCGAGGAGCAGTTCTACATCGTCTGGCCTCTGCTGATGGTGGTCGCCGTTGCTGTCGGCATGCGACTACGGCGTTCGTCGCGGGTCTCGGTGCTGGTGATGCTGGCCGTGATCGTGGTCGTTTGTTTCGCGGCGAGTGTGCTCGTCACCCGGGCGCTTCCGTCGATCGCCTACTTCGCCACGTTCACCCGCGCATGGGAGTTCGCGTTCGGTGGTCTGGTGGCCCTGGTGCCGGCCAACATTATCCGCAACCGCCACCTACGAGCCGGGGCATCGTGGGCCGGGTTGCTAGCAGTGCTGGGATCGTCGGCCGTCCTCACCGAGAGCACCCCGTTCCCAGGCTGGATCGCAATCGTTCCCGTTGCAGGCGCAGCACTGGTCATCCTCGCGGGGGCATCGACTGCCGTATGGAGTCCCTCGTGGCTGATGCGCCGCCGCGCGATCCAGTTCGTGGGCGACAATTCGTACTCGATCTATCTCTGGCACTGGCCCTTGATCGTGCTCTTCCCGTTCGCGTTTGAGCTGCTGACCGGAGTGGAATCACCGTGGTGGGCGCCGCTTGTGGTGCTTGCCCTCACCGTGGCACTCGCGACAGCGACGAAGCGTTACATCGAAGATCCGGTGCGAACGGGAGCCTGGATCAAGTCCTCTCGCCGTTCGTTCGGCTTCGCCGTCGCCGCTTCGGCCGCGGTCGCCCTGGTGGCTGCGGGGGGCCTTGCAGGCGTCTCGGCAGTGAAGGGACAGGCCGAGCAGGCTCTCGCGGTCGTACAGCAATCCGAGCCGGAGTGCGTCGGCGCGATGGCTTCGGCCGCCGGCCCGGCTGGAGCCTGTGACGACCTCGGCGAGGTGCTGCCGCCCGTGCTCGCGATCAACGACTTGCCGGCCATCTACGGCGACCGCTGCCAGACGGGGCCGCGCAGTGCTGAGCTCAAGAGCTGTGAGTTCGGCGACCTGGGCTCGGAGACGAAGGTGGCGCTGATCGGGGACTCGCACGCCGCATCCTGGTTCCCGGCCGTGGAGGAGGTCTCCCGTGAGCAGGGCTGGGAACTCACCACCTTCTACAAGTCCTCGTGCGCTTGGAGCGCCTCGGTGCGCGAAGGGGAATCCGCCGCCATCGACTCGTGCTCGGAATGGAATGAGAACGTCAGCGAGGTGGTCGCTGCCGGGGATTTCGACGTCGTCGTCACGTCGTACTTCGCGAATTCCCTGTTCACGGCGGAGCCGGGTGGGGAGGCTTCTATGGAGGACTCGATCGACGGGTTCGGCGAGGCCTGGGCCGGTGCGGTCGAGGCCGGTGCGGAGGTCATCGCTATCGAGGACACCCCCGGCATCACGCCCGAACTGTATAGGTGCATTTATGCTTCACGGCTCGACCTGGCGGACTGTCCTGCGGCGCCCGTCAATCGGGAGGAGTTGTCCGTCTACGATCAGGCGTCCTTGCTCGTGCCCGGTTCGGAGGTCGTCGACCTAAGTGAGCATTTCATCGTCGACGGTTCCGTACCCGCAGAGATCGGCGGAGTCGTGGTCTGGCGGGACCAGCACCACTTCACCGCGACCTTCTCCGGTTCCTTGGCCGACTTCATCGAGCCGGAGCTGCTCGACGCAGTCGATTGA